From the genome of Pelomonas sp. SE-A7, one region includes:
- a CDS encoding aldehyde dehydrogenase family protein produces the protein MSTPESVQKPVLPSACIEGQRLNSTAIRLPIHAAASGEVIAWQQVASPDQIDQAVASARASLPAWRDAPVAYRGQLLAAVAERIEARRRVLVQWQMQVNGKPRAEAEQDVSDVAACFAYYAGLCLQCDAFAVEPVELPDSSVSARRERVAVGVAALIVPWNFPMVTTAWKLAPALAAGCSVVLKPSELSSPAEQALFELLAEAGMPPGVVNLVNGGAEVGAALVANGQVDKISFTGSTAVGQRIMREAAGGMKRLTLELGGKSALIVRADADIALAVQLAVAGAFANAGQMCSATSRILVHDEVYRRFMSEFETAVRALVVGPPGHEASQMGPLISAAQLARVRALLDQGLDAGAQIAFAGRVAERADDGFFMAPVVVAEPPSDNVLWREEVFGPVACVRSFRDDDEALALANDSPYGLVATVVTEDAEAAERFSTELRAGLVWVNTPQLIFPQVCWGGLGASGVGRELGLEGLRAFQELRHVVRRN, from the coding sequence ATGTCCACCCCCGAGTCCGTTCAGAAACCGGTCCTGCCTTCGGCCTGCATCGAGGGTCAGCGCCTGAATTCCACCGCCATTCGCCTGCCCATCCATGCGGCGGCGAGCGGCGAAGTGATTGCCTGGCAACAGGTCGCGTCGCCCGATCAGATCGACCAGGCCGTGGCCAGCGCACGTGCCAGCCTGCCGGCCTGGCGCGACGCGCCGGTGGCCTACCGCGGGCAGCTGCTGGCGGCCGTCGCCGAGCGGATAGAGGCGCGGCGCAGGGTTCTGGTGCAGTGGCAGATGCAGGTCAACGGCAAGCCGCGCGCCGAGGCCGAGCAGGACGTCAGCGATGTCGCCGCCTGCTTCGCCTACTACGCCGGGCTTTGCCTGCAGTGCGATGCCTTTGCAGTCGAGCCCGTGGAGCTGCCCGATAGCTCGGTGTCGGCGCGGCGCGAACGCGTGGCCGTGGGCGTGGCGGCCCTGATCGTGCCCTGGAACTTCCCCATGGTCACCACGGCCTGGAAGCTGGCGCCGGCCCTGGCCGCGGGCTGCAGCGTGGTGCTCAAGCCCTCGGAGCTGAGCTCGCCGGCCGAGCAAGCGCTGTTCGAGCTGCTGGCCGAGGCCGGCATGCCGCCGGGCGTCGTCAACCTGGTCAACGGGGGCGCCGAGGTCGGTGCTGCCTTGGTTGCGAATGGGCAGGTCGACAAGATCTCCTTCACCGGCAGCACGGCCGTGGGCCAGCGCATCATGCGCGAGGCGGCCGGGGGCATGAAGCGCCTCACGCTGGAGCTGGGCGGCAAGTCGGCGCTGATCGTGCGCGCGGACGCCGACATCGCGCTGGCCGTGCAGCTGGCCGTGGCCGGCGCCTTTGCCAACGCCGGCCAGATGTGCTCGGCCACCTCGCGCATCCTGGTCCATGACGAGGTCTACCGCCGTTTCATGAGCGAGTTCGAGACCGCGGTGCGCGCGCTGGTCGTGGGCCCGCCTGGGCATGAGGCCAGCCAGATGGGGCCCCTGATCTCGGCGGCGCAATTGGCGCGGGTGCGGGCCCTGCTCGACCAGGGCCTGGACGCCGGTGCCCAGATCGCCTTCGCGGGCCGGGTGGCGGAGCGCGCGGACGACGGCTTCTTCATGGCGCCGGTGGTGGTGGCCGAGCCGCCGTCGGACAACGTCCTGTGGCGCGAGGAGGTCTTCGGCCCGGTGGCCTGCGTGCGCTCGTTCCGCGACGACGACGAGGCCCTGGCCCTGGCGAACGATTCGCCCTACGGCCTGGTCGCCACCGTCGTCACCGAGGACGCCGAGGCCGCCGAACGCTTCTCGACCGAACTGCGCGCCGGCCTGGTGTGGGTCAACACGCCGCAGCTGATCTTTCCGCAGGTCTGCTGGGGCGGGCTGGGTGCCAGCGGCGTCGGGCGCGAGCTGGGCCTGGAGGGGCTGCGCGCCTTCCAGGAACTGCGCCACGTGGTCCGCCGAAACTGA
- the speB gene encoding agmatinase: MRPDTSKSLNQPLGGNEMPRFGGIATMMRLPLAADTQGLDACFVGVPLDLGTSNRSGARFGPRQIRTESVLIRPYNMATRAAPFDSLQVADIGDVAINPYDLKDSVRLIEEAYDAIVASGCRPITLGGDHTIAWPILRALHRRHGPVAVVHVDAHADVNDTMGGEKIAHGTPFRRAVEDGLLQCDRVTQIGLRGTGYHADDFDWCRQQGFTVVQAEACWNRSLEPLMEQVRARVGDAPVYLSFDIDGLDPSFAPGTGTPEIAGLTVQQGLEIIRGLRGLNLVGADIVEVSPPYDQAGTTALVAANLAYEMLCVMPGVQYR; encoded by the coding sequence ATGCGGCCTGATACGAGCAAGAGTCTCAACCAGCCCCTGGGGGGCAATGAAATGCCGCGCTTCGGCGGCATCGCCACCATGATGCGTCTGCCGCTGGCCGCTGACACGCAGGGCCTGGACGCCTGCTTCGTGGGCGTGCCGCTGGACCTGGGCACCTCCAACCGCTCGGGGGCCCGCTTCGGGCCGCGGCAGATCCGCACCGAGTCGGTCCTGATCCGCCCCTACAACATGGCGACCCGGGCCGCGCCCTTCGATTCGCTGCAGGTGGCCGACATAGGCGACGTGGCGATCAACCCCTATGACCTGAAGGATTCGGTGCGCCTGATCGAGGAGGCCTACGACGCCATCGTGGCCAGCGGCTGCCGGCCCATCACGCTGGGCGGCGACCACACGATCGCCTGGCCCATCCTGCGCGCCCTGCATCGCCGCCATGGGCCGGTGGCCGTGGTCCATGTGGACGCCCATGCCGACGTCAACGACACCATGGGCGGCGAGAAGATCGCCCATGGCACGCCGTTCCGGCGCGCGGTCGAGGACGGGCTCTTGCAATGCGACCGGGTCACCCAGATCGGCCTGCGCGGCACCGGCTACCACGCCGACGATTTCGACTGGTGCCGCCAACAGGGCTTCACCGTGGTGCAGGCCGAGGCCTGCTGGAACCGCTCGCTGGAGCCGCTGATGGAGCAGGTGAGGGCGCGGGTCGGCGATGCGCCGGTCTATCTGAGCTTCGACATCGACGGGCTGGACCCTTCGTTCGCCCCCGGCACCGGCACGCCGGAGATTGCCGGCCTGACCGTGCAGCAGGGCCTGGAGATCATCCGCGGCCTGCGCGGGCTCAATCTGGTGGGCGCCGACATCGTCGAGGTCTCGCCGCCCTACGACCAGGCCGGCACCACGGCCCTGGTGGCCGCCAACCTGGCCTACGAGATGCTGTGCGTGATGCCCGGCGTGCAATACCGCTGA
- a CDS encoding transporter, whose protein sequence is MNDVSRAGGSYGADENGLICGYLFLPGQAAQEMASEAAAARLRGATADGGYVWLHINLSHARAEPWLRRELGLPEEFFEALAAGSRSSRIEREGDALFAVINDISFDFSFDIDDLATLWILVRQGLLLSSRRQPLRSVDRLRAEVKRGEQPASPVALLDQLLRDQAEELLKIVRRATERIDDIEDAVLAGQALRHGGELSQLRRLMVRLQRWLAPEPSALMRMLANPPAWVPPADTERLRQASEDFSVVLRDIASLQERIKLLQEEAGTRVAEENNRSLFTLTMVTVLALPINLIAGLMGMNVGGIPMAEHAHGFWLVLLLIALITALLGWLVWRSVRRRD, encoded by the coding sequence ATGAACGATGTGTCCAGGGCCGGCGGCAGCTATGGCGCCGACGAGAACGGCCTGATCTGCGGCTACCTGTTCCTGCCGGGGCAGGCGGCGCAAGAGATGGCGTCCGAAGCCGCCGCCGCCCGCCTGCGCGGCGCTACCGCCGACGGCGGCTATGTCTGGCTGCACATCAATCTCTCGCATGCCCGGGCCGAGCCCTGGCTGCGCCGCGAGCTGGGCCTGCCCGAGGAGTTCTTCGAGGCCCTGGCCGCCGGCTCGCGCTCCTCGCGGATCGAGCGCGAAGGCGATGCCCTGTTCGCGGTCATCAACGACATCAGCTTCGATTTCTCCTTCGACATCGACGACCTGGCCACGCTGTGGATCCTGGTCCGCCAGGGCCTGCTGCTCAGCAGCAGGCGCCAGCCGCTGCGCTCGGTGGACCGGCTGCGCGCCGAGGTCAAGCGCGGCGAGCAGCCGGCCTCGCCGGTGGCCCTGCTGGATCAGCTGCTGCGCGACCAGGCCGAGGAGCTTCTGAAGATCGTGCGCCGCGCCACCGAGCGCATTGACGACATCGAGGACGCGGTGCTGGCCGGCCAGGCTCTGCGCCATGGCGGCGAGCTGTCCCAGCTTCGCCGCTTGATGGTGAGACTGCAGCGCTGGCTGGCGCCCGAACCCAGCGCGTTGATGCGGATGCTGGCCAATCCGCCCGCCTGGGTGCCGCCGGCCGACACCGAAAGGCTGCGCCAGGCCAGCGAGGATTTCTCGGTCGTGCTGCGCGACATCGCCTCGCTGCAGGAGCGCATCAAGCTCCTGCAGGAAGAGGCCGGCACGCGCGTGGCCGAGGAGAACAACCGCAGCCTGTTCACGCTGACCATGGTCACCGTGCTGGCCCTGCCTATCAACCTGATCGCCGGCCTGATGGGCATGAACGTGGGCGGCATCCCCATGGCCGAGCATGCCCACGGCTTCTGGCTGGTGCTGCTGCTGATAGCCCTGATCACGGCCCTGCTGGGCTGGCTGGTCTGGCGCAGCGTGCGAAGGCGGGACTGA
- a CDS encoding group 1 truncated hemoglobin, with amino-acid sequence MNRIRTALLALMLACSAPSFAGDDSLYRALGEKPGIEKLMMDFSARLKKDPRIGSFFKDTNPKALAEQLRDQVCELSGGPCKYEGAKMKPAHADLGVKRGDFNALVEVLQQSMDDAGIPFATQNKLLALLAPMHRDIVTR; translated from the coding sequence ATGAACCGCATCCGCACCGCCCTGCTGGCCCTCATGCTGGCTTGCAGCGCGCCGAGCTTTGCCGGCGATGACAGCCTCTACCGTGCGCTGGGCGAGAAGCCCGGCATCGAGAAGCTGATGATGGATTTCAGTGCCCGGCTGAAGAAGGACCCGCGCATAGGCAGCTTCTTCAAGGACACCAATCCCAAGGCGCTGGCCGAGCAGCTGCGCGACCAGGTCTGCGAGCTCAGCGGCGGCCCCTGCAAGTACGAGGGCGCCAAGATGAAGCCGGCCCATGCCGACCTGGGCGTCAAGCGCGGCGACTTCAATGCCCTGGTCGAGGTGCTGCAGCAGAGCATGGATGACGCCGGCATTCCCTTCGCCACGCAGAACAAGCTGCTGGCCCTGCTGGCGCCCATGCACCGCGACATCGTGACCCGCTGA
- a CDS encoding DUF3034 family protein, whose amino-acid sequence MRIRHALAVLGLVLAAPAFAGGGKLLLTGGVSTVEGAAGGGLSPWALTGSYAAPGEWGATAHATRVSTQDYSLNTYGALLAWDDRLEFSLAHQSFDTGATGTALGLPGLKLKQDIFGAKLRLAGDAIVDSDSAMPQIAIGFEHKRADAGGLAGTLASLGAAKSGTDLYISATKLLLREGLLLNLTLRATKANQMGLLGFGGTASSSLSLQPEVSVAWLLNRTLAIGAEFRAKPDKLNPSALGAGLREDDWKDLFIAWAPSKQFSLTAAWVDLGSIVPAVKPKRQTGAYLSAQLAF is encoded by the coding sequence ATGCGCATCCGACATGCTCTGGCCGTGCTCGGCCTGGTCCTCGCGGCGCCGGCGTTTGCCGGCGGCGGCAAGCTGCTGCTGACCGGCGGGGTGTCCACGGTCGAGGGCGCGGCCGGCGGCGGCTTGAGCCCCTGGGCCCTGACCGGCAGCTATGCCGCCCCCGGCGAATGGGGCGCCACCGCCCATGCCACCCGGGTCAGCACCCAGGACTATTCGCTCAATACCTATGGCGCCCTGCTGGCCTGGGACGACAGGCTGGAGTTCTCGCTGGCCCACCAGAGCTTTGATACCGGCGCCACCGGCACGGCCCTGGGCCTGCCGGGACTCAAGCTCAAGCAGGACATCTTCGGTGCCAAGCTGCGCCTGGCGGGCGATGCCATCGTCGACAGCGATTCGGCCATGCCCCAGATCGCCATTGGCTTCGAGCACAAGCGTGCCGACGCGGGTGGCCTGGCCGGCACGCTGGCCTCGCTGGGTGCGGCCAAGAGTGGCACCGACCTGTACATCAGTGCCACCAAGCTGCTGCTGCGCGAAGGCCTGCTCCTGAACCTGACGCTGCGCGCCACCAAGGCCAACCAGATGGGCCTGCTGGGCTTCGGCGGCACGGCCAGTTCCAGCTTGAGCCTGCAGCCCGAGGTCTCGGTGGCCTGGCTCCTCAATCGCACGCTGGCGATTGGTGCCGAGTTCCGCGCCAAGCCCGACAAGCTCAACCCCAGCGCCCTGGGCGCCGGCCTGCGCGAGGACGACTGGAAGGACTTGTTCATCGCCTGGGCGCCGAGCAAGCAGTTCTCGCTGACCGCGGCCTGGGTGGACCTGGGGTCCATAGTCCCCGCCGTCAAACCGAAGCGCCAGACCGGCGCCTACCTGTCGGCCCAGCTGGCGTTTTGA
- a CDS encoding PfkB family carbohydrate kinase: MSSKKQQLLELIRSNPFVSQQDLAESLGLSRSAVAGHIAALTRERQLLGRAYILPQRSPLLCIGGTNIDRKLCSLSPIRPGTSNPARLVRESPGGVARNIAENLARLGLPVQLLTAVGLDATGSSLLAQAQQAGVDTQGSLQLAEASTGSYTAVLDADGQMLVALAQMELAEQLTPDFLRRTAAQRAQARMSVADLNLPADSLALLLEEAHAEGRPLVLVAVSEPKMARLPEDLRGLSCLVLNLGELEALAGQPLGTDEHRQRALARLRERGLRELVVTLGGEGVLYSRADGRLARLAAPRVKVQDVTGAGDAFAAGLCHGLDREPDDLKAACKQGLALAALTLQTTATVHPELSPTTLE, from the coding sequence ATGTCGAGCAAGAAACAGCAGCTGCTGGAACTGATACGCAGCAACCCCTTCGTCAGCCAGCAGGACCTGGCCGAAAGCCTGGGCCTGTCGCGCTCGGCGGTGGCCGGCCATATTGCCGCGCTGACCCGCGAGCGGCAACTGCTGGGCCGCGCCTACATCCTGCCGCAGCGCTCGCCGCTGTTGTGCATAGGCGGCACAAATATCGACCGCAAGCTGTGCAGCCTGTCACCGATACGGCCGGGAACCAGCAATCCGGCCCGCCTGGTGCGCGAAAGCCCGGGCGGCGTGGCCCGCAACATCGCCGAGAACCTGGCCCGCCTGGGCCTGCCGGTGCAGCTCTTGACCGCCGTCGGCCTGGATGCCACCGGCAGCAGCCTGCTGGCCCAGGCGCAACAGGCCGGCGTGGACACCCAGGGCTCGCTGCAACTGGCCGAGGCCTCGACCGGCAGCTACACCGCGGTGCTGGATGCCGACGGCCAGATGCTGGTGGCCCTGGCCCAGATGGAGCTGGCCGAGCAGCTGACGCCCGACTTCCTGCGCCGCACGGCCGCCCAGCGCGCCCAGGCCCGGATGAGCGTGGCAGACCTCAACTTGCCGGCCGACAGCCTGGCCCTGCTGCTTGAGGAAGCGCATGCCGAGGGCCGGCCGCTGGTGCTGGTGGCCGTCTCCGAACCCAAGATGGCCCGGCTGCCCGAGGACCTGCGCGGCCTGTCCTGCCTGGTGCTCAACCTGGGCGAGCTGGAAGCGCTGGCCGGCCAGCCGCTTGGGACCGACGAGCACCGCCAGCGGGCGCTGGCCCGCTTGCGCGAGCGCGGCCTGCGCGAGCTGGTCGTGACCCTGGGCGGCGAAGGCGTGCTCTACAGCCGCGCCGATGGCCGCCTGGCCCGCCTCGCCGCGCCGCGGGTCAAGGTGCAGGATGTGACCGGCGCCGGCGACGCCTTTGCGGCCGGTCTCTGCCATGGCCTGGACCGCGAGCCCGACGACCTGAAGGCGGCCTGCAAGCAGGGTCTGGCCCTGGCCGCCCTGACCCTGCAAACCACGGCCACGGTCCACCCTGAGCTGTCGCCCACCACCCTGGAATGA
- a CDS encoding pseudouridine-5'-phosphate glycosidase codes for MHDYLAYSPEVAAARAAGQPIVALESTIISHGMPYPQNVQTAREVEDIIRAAGAVPATIAVLGGKIRIGLSSEELELLGRSSDALKLSRRDLPYAIASGKVGATTVAATMICAQLAGIQVFVTGGIGGVHRGAETSFDISADLQELARSSVAVVCAGAKSILDIGLTLEYLETQGVPVVTVGQDNFAAFYTPDSGFKGDFRLDTAAEQAAFLRAKWGLGLAGGVVVSNPVPADEAMPKAEIDGITARALEEAAAQGVTGKAVTPFLLARIKSLTEGRSLATNIALVKNNARVGAQLALALQNPR; via the coding sequence ATGCACGATTACCTTGCCTATTCGCCCGAAGTCGCCGCGGCCCGCGCCGCCGGCCAGCCCATCGTGGCGCTGGAATCCACGATCATTTCGCACGGCATGCCTTATCCGCAGAACGTGCAGACCGCCCGCGAGGTCGAGGACATCATCCGCGCCGCCGGTGCCGTGCCGGCGACCATCGCCGTGCTGGGCGGCAAGATCCGCATCGGCCTGTCCAGCGAGGAGCTGGAGCTGCTCGGCCGCTCCAGCGACGCGCTCAAGCTCAGCCGCCGCGACCTGCCCTATGCGATCGCGAGCGGCAAGGTCGGCGCCACCACCGTGGCCGCGACCATGATCTGCGCCCAGCTGGCCGGCATCCAGGTCTTCGTCACCGGCGGCATCGGCGGCGTGCACCGCGGCGCCGAGACCTCGTTCGACATCTCGGCCGACCTGCAGGAGCTGGCCCGCAGCTCGGTGGCCGTGGTCTGCGCAGGGGCCAAGAGCATCCTCGACATAGGCCTGACGCTGGAGTATCTGGAGACGCAAGGGGTGCCGGTCGTCACGGTGGGCCAGGACAACTTCGCCGCCTTCTACACGCCGGACAGCGGCTTCAAGGGCGACTTCCGCCTGGACACGGCCGCCGAGCAGGCCGCCTTCCTGCGCGCCAAATGGGGCCTGGGCCTGGCCGGCGGCGTGGTGGTGAGCAACCCGGTGCCGGCCGACGAAGCCATGCCCAAGGCCGAGATCGACGGCATCACGGCCCGCGCGCTCGAGGAGGCCGCGGCCCAGGGCGTCACCGGCAAGGCGGTCACGCCCTTCCTGCTGGCCCGGATCAAAAGCTTGACCGAAGGCCGCAGCCTGGCCACCAATATCGCCCTGGTGAAGAACAATGCCCGGGTCGGGGCGCAGCTCGCCCTGGCTCTGCAGAACCCGCGCTGA
- a CDS encoding efflux RND transporter periplasmic adaptor subunit: MRSKPLVLSLIVIAVAGVGWWWTQTRANGVEGTASGASAPAAGASGSAKAVPPQLVGVWKAKTLDVPVSIEASGTVAALATVDLRAQTTSTVRERLIKDGEMVRKGQALFRFDDRADRANLEKARAQLARDRAQLADAERQLKRAEDLKAQGFVAQNAVDTALANVEAQRALVQSDEAAIQAAQVQLSYNELRAPFAGRAGMVNAVPGALVQANASATPLVSIAQLDPIGVSFVVPETQLNAVLAATRGSKAEGLEAQVIPAGGKAGKDADALKGRVSFVDNLVDPSTGTLKLRADFGNDKHLLWPGQYVRVKMVLRTLKDAVVVPQAAIIQRGNERSVYVVAEDKTAVQKTVQTRYPFGDLVVVEGLQAGEQVVLDGKQNLRPGTPLKTQQAALNPAAPVAAASGASK; this comes from the coding sequence ATGCGCAGCAAGCCCCTGGTCCTGTCCCTGATCGTGATCGCCGTGGCCGGCGTCGGCTGGTGGTGGACACAGACCCGGGCCAACGGCGTGGAGGGCACGGCCTCCGGCGCATCGGCACCGGCGGCGGGTGCCTCGGGCTCGGCCAAGGCAGTTCCGCCCCAACTGGTGGGCGTGTGGAAGGCCAAGACCCTGGACGTGCCGGTCAGCATCGAGGCCAGCGGCACGGTCGCGGCCCTGGCCACGGTAGACCTGCGGGCCCAGACCACCAGCACGGTGCGCGAGCGCCTGATCAAGGACGGCGAGATGGTGCGCAAGGGCCAGGCCCTGTTCCGCTTCGACGACCGCGCCGACCGCGCCAACCTGGAGAAGGCCCGCGCCCAGCTGGCCCGCGACCGCGCCCAGCTGGCCGATGCCGAGCGCCAGCTCAAGCGTGCCGAGGACCTCAAGGCCCAGGGCTTCGTGGCCCAGAACGCGGTGGACACGGCGCTGGCCAATGTCGAGGCCCAGCGCGCGCTGGTGCAGTCCGACGAGGCGGCGATCCAGGCCGCCCAGGTCCAGCTCAGCTACAACGAGCTGCGCGCGCCCTTCGCCGGCCGCGCCGGCATGGTCAATGCCGTGCCCGGCGCCCTGGTGCAGGCCAATGCCAGCGCCACGCCGCTGGTCAGCATTGCCCAGCTGGACCCGATAGGCGTCAGCTTCGTCGTGCCCGAGACCCAGCTCAATGCGGTGCTGGCCGCCACCCGCGGCAGCAAGGCCGAGGGCCTGGAAGCGCAGGTGATCCCGGCCGGCGGCAAGGCCGGCAAAGACGCCGATGCGCTCAAGGGCCGGGTCAGCTTCGTCGACAACCTGGTCGATCCGAGCACCGGCACGCTCAAGCTGCGCGCCGACTTCGGCAACGACAAGCACCTGCTCTGGCCGGGCCAGTATGTGCGGGTGAAGATGGTGCTGCGCACGCTCAAGGACGCCGTGGTCGTGCCCCAGGCCGCCATCATCCAGCGCGGCAACGAGCGCTCGGTCTATGTGGTGGCCGAGGACAAGACGGCGGTGCAGAAGACGGTGCAGACCCGCTACCCCTTCGGCGACCTGGTGGTGGTCGAAGGCCTGCAGGCCGGCGAGCAGGTGGTGCTGGACGGCAAGCAGAATCTGCGGCCGGGCACGCCGCTGAAGACCCAGCAGGCGGCGCTGAATCCAGCCGCACCGGTGGCTGCAGCTTCGGGTGCTTCCAAATGA